From the Lathyrus oleraceus cultivar Zhongwan6 chromosome 4, CAAS_Psat_ZW6_1.0, whole genome shotgun sequence genome, one window contains:
- the LOC127136352 gene encoding uncharacterized protein LOC127136352, producing the protein FTNEPGPHSAGSVPESNRRLGSEFLEHSNEFHSKPAYHHDYSAWTTCHFNPHKLQQCQMNAFESHFYPYPVENQLQCVPINMLSQGYSREQYQEFQYFVVIDFEATCDKDKNPHPQEIIEFPSVIVSSVTGQLEACFQTYVKPTCNQLLSDFWKDLTGIQQIQVDRGVTLSEALLRHDKWLEKKGIKNANFAVVTWSSWDCRVMLESESRFKKIRKPPCFNHWTNLRIPFNEVFGDVKCNLKEVVEIAGLAWQGRPHCGLDDAKNTARLLALLMHRGFKFSITNFILWQTTDRSLLWKQSQEQQSAYPHCPCKARDVIHMNTLVPVIQYHLCCYCGVKSSRGMIRKSGPKQGSLFFGCGNWTTTRGVRCHYFEWAST; encoded by the coding sequence tttacaaATGAGCCTGGTCCTCATTCAGCTGGGAGTGTTCCTGAATCCAACCGTCGTTTAGGCAGTGAGTTTCTTGAGCACTCCAATGAATTTCACAGTAAACCTGCTTATCACCATGACTACAGTGCCTGGACAACCTGCCATTTTAATCCTCACAAGCTGCAGCAGTGTCAAATGAATGCTTTTGAGAGCCACTTTTATCCTTATCCTGTCGAGAACCAACTCCAGTGTGTTCCAATTAATATGTTATCTCAGGGTTACTCGCGGGAGCAATATCAAGAATTTCAGTATTTTGTGGTCATAGACTTTGAGGCAACCTGTGATAAGGATAAAAATCCCCATCCTCAAGAAATAATTGAGTTTCCATCTGTCATAGTGAGTAGTGTCACTGGTCAGCTGGAAGCATGTTTTCAAACTTATGTGAAGCCTACCTGTAATCAGCTTCTGAGTGACTTCTGGAAGGATCTGACTGGTATCCAGCAAATTCAGGTAGACAGAGGTGTTACATTGAGTGAGGCTCTACTGAGGCATGACAAATGGCTCGAGAAAAAGGGAATAAAGAATGCCAACTTTGCTGTGGTTACATGGTCTAGCTGGGACTGTCGTGTGATGCTTGAATCTGAGAGCCGTTTCAAGAAAATACGAAAGCCACCTTGTTTCAACCACTGGACCAACTTGAGGATTCCTTTCAATGAGGTATTTGGTGATGTGAAGTGCAATCTAAAGGAGGTCGTCGAGATAGCCGGGTTGGCCTGGCAGGGTCGTCCTCATTGTGGCTTGGATGATGCCAAAAATACTGCTCGCCTGTTGGCACTGCTTATGCACAGAGGTTTTAAGTTTTCCATTACCAACTTCATTCTGTGGCAGACGACTGATCGATCACTTCTCTGGAAGCAGTCTCAAGAACAGCAAAGTGCTTACCCTCATTGCCCGTGCAAAGCAAGGGATGTGATTCATATGAATACCCTAGTCCCAGTGATTCAGTATCATCTTTGTTGTTATTGCGGGGTGAAAAGCAGTAGGGGCATGATCAGAAAGTCAGGGCCTAAGCAAGGGAGCCTTTTCTTTGGATGTGGAAATTGGACTACAACAAGAGGTGTGCGCTGCCATTACTTTGAATGGGCATCTACCTAA